TCTCCTCTACTCTTCAGTTTCTTCCCTTAGCAAGCGTATTCCTTCAATCTTGCTGAATTAAACCAAGGCCAGATTTCGTCCTCCACCAATTGTCCCTAGCTATGTCCGGGTATGTAAAAAGCCTTCGTTTGACTTGGAAAGACGAAGGCTTGAACGCAGGTTTCTAGACGCGCAAAAACAGACCCTGCCGAATGCGGGTAAGACCCGTAGCAAAAGCTGTTCTAAATAAACAAGCGACTTACTGACTGTTCTAAATAAATCCGTCTGATCGCTTCCCCGAACAAAGGCGCAACAGATAAAACCACCATGTTATGAGTCCTTTTCTCCTCACTTAGGGGAATTGAGTTTGTTACGACCACTTCTTTAATGCCAGACTCAGCCAATCTTTCCGTAGCTGGTGGTGAAAACACAGGATGGGAGCAACAAGCATATACTTCCTTTGCCCCTTCTTTTAGTAAGAGATTGGCTGCTTGAACGATGGTACCACCGGTGTCAATGATGTCATCGACCAAGATGGCTACTTTACCCTCCACATCGCCAATGATGTGCATGGCTTCGGCAACATTAGCTTTCGGTCGCCGTTTATCCACAATCGCCAAATCACCATCCAGACGATGGGCAAGCTCCCTTGCACGCCCAACACCGCCTACATCAGGAGCAACTACAACTATATCCCCTAAGTCCTTCTCCATTAGATACTTGGCAATAATCGGTAGGGCCAATAGATTGTCCACCGGGATGTCAAAAAAGCCTTGGATCTGCCCCGCATGTAAGTCCATAGTCAACACTCGATCGGCCCCAGCCGCGGTCAGTAGGTTGGCAACTAGCTTTGCACAAATGGGATCCCTTGGTTGAGTTTTGCGGTCTTGCCTTGCGTATCCATAGTAGGGGATGACCGCTGCAATCTCCTTTGCCGAGGCACGGCGGCAAGCATCAATGATAATCAGAAGCTCCATCAGGTTTTCGGCGGCGGGGGAACCGGTCGGTTGAACAATATAGACTTCGGCACCTCGTACCGTCTCGTTAATCCTTAGATTTACCTCTCCGTCTCGAAATCGGCTAATCTTGCAATCAAGCAAAGATATACCCAGGTAATCGGCAATTTCCTGGGCAAGCATGGGATTGGCCGTTCCCGCGATAATCTTGATCTTCTTGTCAAAGGTCACTGTCTCCACCCTTGGCCACATCTCCCTTTTTATCCTTACATATTTCTC
This sequence is a window from Limnochordia bacterium. Protein-coding genes within it:
- a CDS encoding ribose-phosphate pyrophosphokinase, with protein sequence MLAQEIADYLGISLLDCKISRFRDGEVNLRINETVRGAEVYIVQPTGSPAAENLMELLIIIDACRRASAKEIAAVIPYYGYARQDRKTQPRDPICAKLVANLLTAAGADRVLTMDLHAGQIQGFFDIPVDNLLALPIIAKYLMEKDLGDIVVVAPDVGGVGRARELAHRLDGDLAIVDKRRPKANVAEAMHIIGDVEGKVAILVDDIIDTGGTIVQAANLLLKEGAKEVYACCSHPVFSPPATERLAESGIKEVVVTNSIPLSEEKRTHNMVVLSVAPLFGEAIRRIYLEQSVSRLFI